One window from the genome of Pseudanabaena sp. BC1403 encodes:
- a CDS encoding MAPEG family protein, whose amino-acid sequence MDIKTLVFPAIVTICALLVYFGLGIGVAVARVKYKVMPPQITGNEDFERVFRAHQNTLEQIVIFLPCLWLFSIFVSPNVGAILGSVWVVGRIAYAWGYYVEASKRAAGNAIASLATLALMFGTLFNLVRGLFFAG is encoded by the coding sequence ATGGACATCAAAACACTCGTATTTCCTGCGATCGTCACTATCTGCGCATTGCTTGTTTACTTTGGCTTAGGTATCGGTGTGGCTGTAGCTCGTGTTAAGTATAAAGTCATGCCACCACAAATCACTGGCAACGAAGATTTTGAGAGAGTCTTTCGTGCTCATCAAAACACTCTTGAACAAATCGTGATCTTTTTACCTTGCTTATGGTTGTTCAGTATTTTTGTTAGCCCAAATGTGGGCGCGATCTTAGGCTCTGTCTGGGTTGTGGGGCGCATTGCCTATGCTTGGGGATATTATGTCGAGGCGAGTAAACGCGCCGCAGGAAATGCGATCGCTTCTTTAGCAACTCTTGCTCTTATGTTTGGCACACTTTTTAACTTAGTCCGTGGATTGTTTTTTGCAGGTTAA
- a CDS encoding DUF1499 domain-containing protein, which yields MSKLVAIAASLYFVTLAFFGFVPAASAHSLNYSLNSAIATPMALFSFSGTRPSNIGVTNGKLLDCPDSPNCVSSQSTDAEHKIAPLTYTGDPAKALEDLKAVISSMPRTKIITAEGNYLYAEFTSALMGYVDDVEFYLNADKGIIEVRSASRLGKSDLGVNRDRVEAIRAQLA from the coding sequence ATGTCAAAACTTGTCGCGATCGCCGCGAGCTTATATTTTGTTACGCTTGCTTTTTTCGGATTTGTTCCTGCCGCTTCTGCTCATTCCCTTAACTATTCACTAAATTCTGCGATCGCAACACCTATGGCACTTTTTTCTTTTTCTGGCACACGCCCCTCTAATATCGGTGTAACCAATGGCAAGCTCCTCGATTGCCCCGATTCTCCTAACTGTGTCTCTAGTCAAAGCACCGACGCAGAGCATAAAATCGCACCTTTGACCTATACAGGCGATCCCGCCAAAGCCTTAGAAGATCTTAAAGCGGTGATTTCTAGTATGCCTCGCACCAAAATCATTACCGCTGAAGGCAACTATCTCTATGCCGAGTTTACCAGCGCTCTAATGGGTTATGTCGATGACGTTGAATTTTATCTAAATGCGGACAAGGGCATCATTGAGGTGCGTTCGGCTTCTCGTTTAGGTAAGTCCGATCTTGGCGTTAACCGCGATCGCGTTGAAGCCATCCGCGCTCAACTTGCTTAA